A region from the Methylocella sp. genome encodes:
- the trmFO gene encoding methylenetetrahydrofolate--tRNA-(uracil(54)-C(5))-methyltransferase (FADH(2)-oxidizing) TrmFO — MSDISSSTPIHIIGGGLAGAEAAWQIARENIRVVLHEMRPVRRTPAHHTGDLAELVCSNSFRADDPQTSAIGMLHREMRCLDSLILAAADAHKLPAGGALAVDRTGFSADITAKIAAHPLIEIVREEVDGLPPSDWTNVIIATGPLTSPALAAAIGALTGERDLAFYDAIAPVVHRDSIDMSKAWFQSRYDKAGPGGTGADYINCPLTKEQYYAFIDALNGAEKIEFKEFEDTPYFNGCLPIEVMAERGAETLRHGPMKPFGLTNPHAPGVKAYAVVQLRQDNALGTLYNMVGFQTKLKHGAQVGVFRTIPGLDDANFARLGGLHRNTFLNSPKVLDQTFRLKADSRLRFAGQITGCEGYVESAAIGLIAGRMAAADHKGETFPPLPPTTAIGALINHITAGHIETIDAGPPSFQPMNVNFGLFPPLSEKVASPDGRRVRGAEKAALKKAAISARGAADLAAWLGAQPLAAE, encoded by the coding sequence ATGTCAGACATTTCCTCTTCGACCCCCATTCACATCATCGGCGGCGGCCTCGCCGGAGCTGAGGCTGCGTGGCAGATCGCTCGCGAAAACATCCGCGTCGTGCTGCATGAGATGCGGCCGGTGCGGCGGACGCCGGCGCATCACACCGGCGATCTCGCCGAACTCGTCTGCTCCAATTCGTTTCGCGCGGATGATCCGCAAACCAGCGCCATCGGCATGCTGCATCGGGAAATGCGTTGTCTCGACTCGCTGATCTTGGCCGCCGCCGACGCTCATAAGCTGCCGGCGGGCGGCGCGCTCGCCGTCGACCGGACAGGCTTTTCCGCAGATATCACCGCGAAGATCGCCGCCCATCCCTTGATCGAGATCGTGCGCGAAGAAGTCGACGGCCTGCCGCCGAGCGACTGGACCAATGTGATCATCGCCACCGGCCCTCTGACCTCGCCGGCTCTCGCGGCCGCAATCGGGGCTCTCACCGGCGAGCGCGATCTCGCCTTTTACGACGCGATCGCTCCGGTCGTGCATCGCGATTCGATCGATATGAGCAAGGCCTGGTTCCAATCGCGCTACGACAAGGCGGGACCGGGCGGCACAGGCGCCGACTATATCAATTGCCCGCTGACCAAAGAGCAATATTACGCGTTCATCGACGCGCTCAACGGGGCGGAAAAAATCGAGTTCAAGGAATTCGAGGATACGCCCTATTTCAACGGCTGCCTGCCGATCGAAGTCATGGCCGAGCGCGGGGCGGAAACCTTGCGGCATGGGCCGATGAAGCCGTTTGGCCTCACCAACCCGCATGCGCCGGGCGTCAAAGCCTATGCGGTGGTGCAGCTGCGCCAGGATAATGCGCTGGGTACGCTCTACAATATGGTCGGATTCCAGACCAAGCTGAAACATGGCGCGCAGGTCGGGGTTTTCCGCACCATTCCCGGCCTTGATGACGCCAATTTCGCGCGGCTCGGCGGCCTGCACCGCAATACGTTCTTGAATTCGCCAAAAGTGCTCGACCAGACTTTTCGATTGAAAGCCGATTCGCGGCTGCGCTTCGCCGGTCAGATCACCGGCTGCGAGGGCTATGTCGAAAGCGCCGCGATCGGCCTGATCGCGGGCCGGATGGCGGCGGCGGACCATAAGGGCGAGACTTTCCCTCCGCTCCCTCCGACGACGGCGATCGGCGCCCTCATCAATCACATCACCGCCGGGCATATCGAGACTATCGACGCCGGGCCGCCATCGTTTCAGCCGATGAACGTCAATTTCGGCCTTTTTCCGCCGCTGTCCGAGAAAGTTGCTTCACCGGATGGCAGGCGCGTTCGCGGAGCTGAAAAGGCCGCCCTGAAGAAAGCCGCGATCAGCGCCCGCGGCGCAGCGGATCTCGCCGCCTGGCTCGGGGCGCAGCCGCTCGCGGCGGAGTGA
- the ubiA gene encoding 4-hydroxybenzoate octaprenyltransferase — protein MPDSVGGQFVVRFAPESWRPFVQLARIDRPIGWWLLLLPCWQSSALASVNRGAGPHWRDLILFLIGAIAMRGAGSTYNDIVDREIDAKVERTRQRPLPSGRVSVSAAKTFLAAQLLVGLVVLLSFNAFSIALGFASLLIVGVYPFAKRVTSWPQAVLGAAFGWGGLMGWAAAFGSLALAPALLYSGAIFWTIGYDTIYALQDVKDDVIAGIGSTARLFGKRVRAGVGCLYVASVGCSAAAFIAAGASGLAWAGLAGFALHLGWQVKNVHPADDAIDAGVGALKLFRSNRDAGLILFAGLFAESLRFWLRA, from the coding sequence CTGCCCGACTCGGTCGGGGGCCAGTTCGTCGTTCGTTTTGCGCCCGAATCCTGGCGGCCTTTCGTTCAACTGGCGAGAATTGACCGGCCGATCGGCTGGTGGCTGTTGCTTTTGCCTTGCTGGCAATCAAGCGCCCTCGCCAGCGTCAATCGCGGCGCAGGCCCGCATTGGCGCGATCTCATTCTTTTTCTGATCGGCGCGATCGCGATGCGCGGCGCTGGCTCGACCTATAATGACATTGTGGACCGGGAGATTGACGCAAAAGTCGAGCGAACGCGGCAACGCCCGCTTCCTTCCGGCCGGGTCAGCGTCAGCGCCGCCAAAACGTTCCTGGCGGCGCAGCTTCTCGTCGGTCTCGTCGTTCTGCTGAGCTTCAACGCCTTTTCGATTGCGCTTGGCTTCGCCTCGCTTTTGATCGTCGGCGTCTACCCGTTCGCCAAGCGCGTGACGTCGTGGCCGCAGGCGGTTCTGGGAGCGGCCTTTGGCTGGGGCGGATTGATGGGCTGGGCGGCGGCATTCGGCTCGCTCGCCCTCGCTCCCGCGCTGCTCTATAGCGGCGCTATTTTCTGGACGATCGGCTATGACACGATTTACGCGCTGCAGGACGTCAAGGACGACGTGATCGCGGGCATAGGCTCGACTGCGCGCCTTTTCGGGAAGCGCGTCCGCGCCGGGGTCGGGTGTCTTTATGTGGCGTCAGTCGGTTGCAGCGCGGCGGCTTTCATCGCCGCAGGAGCGAGCGGTTTGGCGTGGGCGGGGCTCGCCGGCTTCGCTTTGCATCTTGGCTGGCAAGTCAAAAATGTTCACCCGGCCGACGATGCAATCGACGCTGGGGTTGGCGCGCTGAAATTGTTCCGCTCGAATCGCGATGCGGGATTGATCCTGTTCGCCGGCCTCTTTGCGGAAAGCCTCCGCTTCTGGTTACGAGCATGA
- a CDS encoding DUF3800 domain-containing protein gives MFVPPEDYVFIADESGISSDRFVVVGGLCMHRNMLTRAYETLKKYRDKFNMNAELKWQRVSNQKQGEYEALIDYFFAMNNANYMHFNNLVFDSHQWNHTKYNNGERDVGLSKLYYQLLLHKFVKLYGAKGSLYVRLDHRNSQTPLEDIRRMLNRTAARDHNITTNPVKQLVSEDSKKCDLLQLNDLILGAVCAARNGRHLLAEGRQSKRELAHKILDKSGLTTFDVDSPHNVTRFTVWNMRFRGR, from the coding sequence ATGTTCGTGCCACCCGAAGATTATGTTTTCATCGCAGATGAATCTGGCATATCCAGCGATCGATTTGTCGTCGTCGGCGGTCTTTGCATGCACCGTAACATGCTAACACGGGCCTACGAGACGCTAAAAAAATACAGAGATAAATTCAATATGAATGCCGAGTTGAAATGGCAGAGGGTGTCAAATCAGAAGCAAGGAGAATATGAAGCTCTGATTGATTATTTTTTTGCCATGAATAACGCCAATTACATGCATTTCAATAATTTAGTTTTCGACAGCCACCAATGGAATCACACCAAATATAACAACGGTGAAAGAGATGTAGGTCTCTCAAAGTTGTACTATCAACTTTTGCTTCATAAATTTGTAAAATTATATGGTGCGAAGGGGTCGCTTTACGTGAGGCTGGACCACCGGAATAGCCAGACGCCCCTGGAGGATATACGCAGAATGCTGAACAGAACAGCTGCTCGAGACCACAACATTACAACTAACCCGGTCAAGCAACTGGTGTCCGAAGACTCAAAAAAGTGCGATTTATTGCAGTTGAATGATTTGATCTTAGGGGCCGTCTGTGCCGCCCGTAACGGCAGACATTTGCTCGCAGAAGGTCGCCAATCAAAGCGCGAGCTAGCACATAAAATTCTTGATAAAAGTGGGCTAACTACGTTCGACGTGGACAGCCCCCATAACGTCACAAGGTTCACGGTATGGAATATGCGGTTTCGGGGGAGATAA
- a CDS encoding IS3 family transposase (programmed frameshift), giving the protein MPRKRQKAEEIVAKLRQVEVLSAQGRPVAEAIRSIGVTEVTYYRWRSEYGGLKGDQVKRLKELEAENTRLRRAVSDLTLEKLILKEAAFGKLLSSARRRACVEHVIAEHGVSERFACRVLGQHRSTQRKVPTKPDDEAALIADITALAIQYGRYGYRRITAMLWERGWKVNVKRVERIWRREGLKVPARQPKRGRLWLNDGSCVRLRPQCPNHVWSYDFVEDRTHDGRKYRMLNIIDEFTRECIAIRINRKLKAADVIDVLSDLFILRGVPIHIRSDNGPEFIAKALRDWIAAVGAKTAYIMPGSPWENGYCESFNSKLRDELLNGEIFYTLKEAKVVIERWRRHYNTVRPHSSLGYKPPVPETLQWPASQSGPASPATPAIAPGPTMH; this is encoded by the exons ATGCCGAGGAAAAGACAGAAGGCGGAAGAGATCGTCGCGAAGCTACGGCAAGTCGAAGTGCTTAGCGCGCAAGGGCGACCGGTCGCGGAGGCGATCCGCTCGATAGGGGTGACGGAAGTTACATACTATCGATGGCGGTCGGAATACGGCGGCCTGAAGGGCGATCAGGTGAAGCGGCTGAAGGAGCTGGAGGCGGAGAATACGCGGCTCCGTCGAGCGGTGTCCGATTTGACGCTTGAGAAGCTGATCCTGAAAGAGGCTGCCT TCGGGAAACTTCTGAGCTCCGCGCGTCGTCGCGCCTGCGTGGAGCATGTGATCGCCGAACATGGCGTTTCCGAGCGGTTCGCTTGCCGGGTTCTCGGTCAGCATCGCTCCACGCAGCGCAAGGTTCCGACCAAGCCCGATGACGAAGCGGCATTGATCGCCGACATCACGGCGCTCGCCATCCAGTACGGCCGCTATGGCTACCGCCGCATCACGGCGATGTTGTGGGAGCGAGGCTGGAAGGTCAACGTCAAACGGGTCGAGCGGATCTGGCGACGCGAGGGGCTGAAAGTTCCGGCCAGACAACCCAAGCGCGGGCGTCTCTGGCTCAATGACGGCTCGTGCGTCCGGCTGCGCCCGCAATGCCCCAACCACGTCTGGTCCTATGACTTCGTCGAGGACCGCACTCATGATGGCAGGAAATATCGCATGCTGAATATCATCGACGAATTTACCCGCGAATGCATCGCGATCAGGATTAACCGGAAGCTGAAGGCAGCGGACGTCATCGACGTTCTCTCGGACCTCTTCATCTTGCGAGGGGTTCCGATCCACATTCGTTCCGACAACGGCCCGGAGTTCATCGCCAAGGCGTTGCGTGACTGGATTGCCGCCGTCGGCGCGAAGACCGCCTACATCATGCCGGGCAGTCCCTGGGAGAACGGCTATTGCGAGAGCTTCAACTCGAAGCTGCGCGACGAGCTTTTGAATGGTGAAATCTTCTACACTCTCAAGGAGGCGAAGGTCGTCATTGAGCGATGGCGACGCCACTACAACACCGTGCGCCCGCACTCATCGCTGGGCTACAAGCCGCCAGTCCCGGAGACCCTGCAATGGCCGGCTTCGCAATCCGGACCAGCTTCGCCCGCCACGCCAGCAATAGCGCCAGGGCCGACAATGCACTAA
- a CDS encoding 16S rRNA (uracil(1498)-N(3))-methyltransferase, translating into MPRYDFTSHRLYVDATLAPNAGIDLDPDQANYLRNVLRLPDGAEILVFNGRDGEWSANLSAANRKSVALVARDLVRPQTPPFGLHYLFAPLKHARLDYMIQKAVEMGAGLLRPVLTRRTQAERINEGRMHANAIEAAEQCGILSIPEIAPAIRLDALVEGWDKTRLLVFCDEDAPVRDPLQALKALTPLSAKGEPLPLAVLIGPEGGFDPAEREALLALPQVLRLSLGPRILRADTAAVAALAVIQASIGDWRHS; encoded by the coding sequence ATGCCCCGCTATGATTTCACCTCCCATCGGCTATACGTCGACGCCACGCTGGCGCCAAACGCGGGGATCGATCTCGATCCGGACCAGGCCAACTATCTCCGCAATGTCTTGCGTCTGCCCGACGGCGCCGAAATTCTGGTGTTCAACGGCCGCGACGGCGAATGGTCCGCTAATCTGTCGGCCGCCAATCGCAAATCCGTTGCGCTGGTCGCGCGCGATCTAGTCCGCCCACAGACGCCGCCGTTCGGTCTCCACTACCTCTTTGCGCCGCTCAAACATGCAAGGCTGGATTATATGATCCAGAAAGCTGTCGAAATGGGGGCGGGCCTGCTCCGTCCGGTTCTTACCCGCCGAACTCAGGCTGAACGAATCAATGAAGGGCGCATGCACGCCAATGCGATCGAGGCCGCAGAGCAATGCGGCATCCTCTCGATCCCCGAAATCGCCCCTGCAATCCGACTCGACGCCTTGGTCGAGGGCTGGGACAAAACCCGCCTGCTCGTGTTTTGCGATGAAGATGCGCCGGTGCGAGACCCCTTGCAGGCCTTGAAGGCCTTAACGCCCCTTTCCGCCAAGGGTGAACCGCTCCCGCTGGCGGTATTGATAGGCCCCGAAGGCGGCTTCGACCCGGCTGAACGCGAGGCGTTGCTGGCGCTGCCGCAAGTCTTGCGCCTGTCGCTTGGCCCGCGCATTTTGCGTGCTGACACGGCGGCCGTGGCCGCGCTGGCCGTGATTCAGGCTTCAATCGGCGACTGGCGACATTCTTAA
- a CDS encoding NifU family protein, producing the protein MFIQTETTPNPATLKFLPGRAVMTAGTLEIRGAEWASQSPLAQSLFALEGVSGVFFGSDFISVTKSESDDWQELKPTILGAIMEHFLSGAPLLNADAEFTPQVADSEFFAPDDADTVATIKNLIDTHVRPAVANDGGDIQFRGFREGTVYLAMKGSCSGCPSSTATLKRGIQNLLKHYVPDVLSVEQI; encoded by the coding sequence ATGTTCATACAGACCGAAACCACACCTAATCCCGCCACGCTGAAATTCCTGCCCGGACGAGCCGTCATGACGGCGGGAACCTTAGAAATCCGGGGAGCCGAATGGGCCTCGCAATCGCCGCTCGCGCAGTCCTTGTTCGCGCTCGAGGGCGTATCCGGCGTGTTTTTTGGCTCCGATTTCATTTCCGTCACCAAATCGGAAAGCGATGATTGGCAGGAATTGAAGCCAACGATTCTCGGCGCCATCATGGAGCATTTTCTGTCCGGAGCGCCCCTGCTCAACGCCGACGCAGAGTTCACGCCGCAAGTTGCAGATAGCGAGTTTTTCGCTCCAGACGACGCCGATACGGTCGCGACCATCAAAAATCTGATCGACACCCATGTGCGGCCAGCCGTCGCAAATGATGGCGGCGACATCCAATTTCGCGGGTTTCGCGAAGGAACAGTCTATCTCGCCATGAAAGGCTCATGTTCGGGCTGTCCTTCGTCCACGGCGACGCTAAAACGCGGAATCCAGAATTTGCTCAAACATTATGTGCCGGATGTGCTGTCGGTCGAACAGATCTAA
- the tsaB gene encoding tRNA (adenosine(37)-N6)-threonylcarbamoyltransferase complex dimerization subunit type 1 TsaB, whose amino-acid sequence MKILAIDTALPAVSACVLDDKTGTLEAVETISMERGHAEALLPLIDRVMARIEGGFPALGRVAVTVGPGSFTGLRVGIAAARAIGIACEIPVVGVSTLAALAAPLILEQLPGLVGAAIDARHGNVFFAAFGPDGRAILSPRIAPIREAARSLGSGPVRLVGSGAALLAIEAASAGLTVESVGETLVPDIVFVAKLGLLADPAMAPPRPLYLKAPDAKPQDATRVPLATP is encoded by the coding sequence ATGAAAATCCTGGCGATCGACACTGCGCTGCCGGCGGTTTCGGCTTGCGTCCTGGACGATAAAACCGGGACCCTTGAGGCGGTCGAAACCATTTCGATGGAGCGCGGGCACGCGGAAGCGCTGCTGCCTCTGATCGATCGCGTTATGGCGCGCATTGAGGGCGGCTTTCCCGCGCTTGGCCGGGTTGCCGTGACCGTCGGCCCCGGCTCTTTCACGGGGTTGCGCGTCGGCATCGCCGCCGCCCGAGCCATTGGCATTGCTTGCGAAATTCCTGTCGTCGGCGTCTCCACTCTGGCGGCTCTCGCCGCACCGCTGATTCTCGAACAGCTGCCCGGCCTTGTCGGCGCGGCGATCGACGCCCGCCACGGCAATGTTTTCTTCGCCGCTTTCGGTCCCGATGGGCGCGCAATCCTGTCGCCCCGGATCGCGCCGATTCGCGAGGCCGCCCGCTCGCTCGGCTCAGGCCCCGTCCGGCTTGTGGGTTCGGGCGCCGCATTGCTCGCCATTGAAGCCGCGAGCGCCGGATTGACCGTCGAATCAGTTGGCGAAACTCTCGTTCCCGATATCGTTTTTGTCGCTAAACTGGGACTTCTCGCCGATCCGGCCATGGCTCCCCCGCGTCCGCTTTATCTGAAAGCGCCGGACGCCAAACCGCAGGATGCGACGCGAGTCCCGCTGGCGACGCCTTGA
- the rimI gene encoding ribosomal protein S18-alanine N-acetyltransferase: MSPSRHVQSVRKGAPPSNRRIGPERSAECAAIHKVSFAYPWDESDFEQLLLAPEIVAAGAVDARDCSLAGFILSRVALDEAEILTIAVALERRRCGVGKILMTPHLTGLAAIGVKRLFLEVDAENAAARALYARYGFETVAERKAYYRKLDARQASALVMRLDLQEWV; the protein is encoded by the coding sequence TTGAGCCCATCAAGACATGTACAGTCCGTTCGCAAAGGCGCCCCCCCGTCCAACCGCAGAATCGGTCCGGAGCGGAGCGCCGAATGCGCGGCCATCCACAAAGTGAGTTTCGCCTATCCTTGGGACGAATCGGACTTCGAGCAGCTCCTGCTCGCACCGGAAATCGTCGCGGCGGGCGCTGTGGACGCCAGGGACTGCAGTTTGGCGGGGTTCATTCTGTCCCGCGTCGCCCTCGATGAGGCTGAAATTCTGACCATCGCGGTCGCCTTGGAACGGCGACGCTGCGGCGTTGGCAAGATTTTGATGACGCCGCATTTGACTGGCCTTGCCGCGATCGGAGTAAAGCGCCTGTTTCTCGAGGTGGACGCCGAAAATGCCGCAGCGCGGGCGCTTTATGCCCGCTACGGCTTTGAAACAGTGGCTGAACGAAAAGCCTATTACCGAAAGCTTGACGCCCGACAAGCGAGCGCGCTCGTCATGCGGCTCGATTTGCAAGAATGGGTTTGA
- the miaB gene encoding tRNA (N6-isopentenyl adenosine(37)-C2)-methylthiotransferase MiaB, which produces MSDSEHLHLKSSELAKPSQSSEEPRARRLFVQSFGCQMNVYDSQRMVDLLAPEGYAETARVEDADLVILNTCHIRERASEKIFSELGKLRVLKAERASAGQATKIIVAGCVAQAEGEEIFRRQKAVDVVVGPQSYHRLPDLLRRTETERRLVETDFPANDKFDFLVAPSPKQIRKRGISAFVTVQEGCDKFCTFCVVPYTRGAESSRPVANIVAEVEALAASGVREVTLLGQNVNAYHGDAGAGRTASLAQLCAEVAQVAGIARIRYSTSHPYDMDAGLIQAHRDEAALMPFLHLPVQSGSDRILAAMNRKHSSADYVALCAEIRRARPDIALSSDFIVGFPGETDEDFEATLDLIETVGFASSFYFKYSQRPGTPGADLPDQVKESVKVARLLRLQDLLERQRQAFNRSMVGRTLDVLIEKRGRHAGQIAGKTPYVQPVQLEGEADWIGQIVAVEIIGTSSNSLFGRLAADRAAPAFAGQHDITRGAPA; this is translated from the coding sequence ATGTCTGATTCTGAGCATTTGCATTTGAAGTCGAGCGAATTGGCCAAACCTAGCCAAAGCTCGGAGGAACCCCGCGCGCGCAGGCTTTTCGTGCAGTCCTTCGGCTGCCAGATGAATGTCTACGACTCCCAGCGCATGGTCGATCTTCTGGCCCCGGAGGGTTACGCCGAGACGGCGCGAGTCGAAGACGCCGACCTCGTGATCTTGAACACCTGCCACATCCGCGAGCGCGCATCCGAGAAGATTTTTTCTGAATTGGGCAAGCTGCGCGTTCTGAAGGCGGAACGCGCGAGCGCTGGGCAAGCCACCAAAATCATCGTCGCGGGATGCGTCGCCCAGGCCGAAGGCGAGGAGATTTTTCGCCGCCAAAAGGCCGTGGACGTCGTTGTCGGTCCGCAAAGCTATCATCGCCTGCCGGACCTTTTGCGCCGGACGGAGACCGAGCGCCGCCTCGTCGAAACCGACTTTCCGGCGAACGATAAGTTCGATTTTCTGGTCGCTCCTTCGCCAAAGCAGATCCGCAAGCGGGGCATCAGCGCCTTTGTCACGGTCCAGGAAGGCTGCGACAAGTTTTGCACCTTCTGCGTGGTGCCCTACACGCGCGGTGCCGAGAGTTCGCGCCCAGTCGCCAACATCGTAGCGGAAGTCGAAGCGCTCGCCGCTTCCGGCGTGCGCGAGGTGACCCTGCTCGGCCAAAACGTCAACGCCTACCATGGCGACGCCGGAGCCGGGCGAACGGCCTCGCTGGCGCAGCTTTGCGCAGAGGTCGCGCAAGTCGCGGGCATCGCCCGCATCCGCTACTCGACAAGCCACCCATACGACATGGACGCCGGCCTCATTCAAGCGCATCGCGATGAAGCCGCGTTGATGCCTTTCCTGCATTTGCCGGTGCAATCCGGCTCAGACAGAATCCTCGCCGCGATGAACCGCAAGCATAGCAGCGCCGACTATGTCGCGCTCTGCGCCGAGATTCGCCGCGCCCGCCCGGACATTGCTTTGTCGTCCGATTTCATCGTCGGTTTTCCGGGCGAGACGGATGAGGATTTCGAGGCGACGCTCGATTTGATCGAGACGGTCGGCTTCGCCAGCTCGTTTTACTTTAAATATTCCCAGCGGCCTGGAACTCCAGGCGCCGATCTTCCCGATCAGGTCAAGGAAAGCGTGAAAGTCGCGCGGCTCCTGCGGCTTCAGGATCTCCTTGAGCGGCAGCGGCAGGCATTCAACCGCAGCATGGTCGGGCGCACGCTCGACGTCTTGATCGAGAAACGCGGTCGCCACGCCGGCCAGATTGCCGGGAAAACGCCTTATGTTCAGCCGGTTCAGCTGGAGGGAGAGGCCGATTGGATCGGCCAGATTGTAGCCGTCGAGATTATCGGAACATCATCGAACTCCTTGTTCGGCAGGCTGGCGGCCGATCGGGCCGCGCCAGCCTTTGCCGGACAACATGACATCACGCGAGGTGCGCCCGCTTGA
- a CDS encoding PhoH family protein, which translates to MSLVRTEIKRPSGEGEIAEINLSFDDNRSASLVFGHYDQNLAKLERKLGVIANANGNLVTVKGPPEACEHARLVLENLYGRVKLGQPVSLGDVDGAIQEGALQGNLFPKETEAGRIAFEQIGTRRRGPVRARNAAQDLYLRTLKRHELVFAEGPAGTGKTWLAVGYAVLLLEQGAVERLILSRPAVEAGERLGFLPGDMREKVDPYLRPIFDALADFMDPRMLERGMQTGMIEVAPLAFMRGRTLSNACVLLDEAQNATSMQMKMFLTRLGEGSRMIVTGDPTQTDLPPGQKSGLSEAIELLSGLEGIGHVIFKEGDVVRHDLVRRIVGAYEEAGRRAAAAAERPRK; encoded by the coding sequence ATGTCGCTTGTGCGAACCGAGATCAAACGCCCATCCGGCGAGGGTGAAATCGCCGAAATCAATCTCTCTTTCGACGATAATCGCTCCGCTTCTCTCGTCTTTGGCCATTACGACCAGAACCTCGCCAAGCTGGAGCGCAAACTCGGCGTCATCGCCAACGCCAATGGCAATCTCGTCACCGTCAAGGGGCCGCCCGAGGCTTGCGAGCACGCCCGCCTCGTTCTTGAAAATCTTTACGGGCGCGTAAAACTCGGTCAGCCGGTGAGCCTTGGGGACGTCGATGGCGCGATCCAGGAAGGGGCGCTGCAAGGAAACCTGTTTCCCAAAGAGACCGAGGCCGGGCGAATCGCTTTCGAGCAGATCGGCACGAGGCGGCGCGGCCCGGTCCGCGCCCGCAATGCCGCACAGGACCTCTACCTTCGCACCTTGAAACGCCATGAGCTGGTGTTCGCCGAGGGTCCGGCCGGAACGGGCAAGACTTGGCTCGCTGTCGGCTATGCCGTATTGCTGCTCGAACAGGGAGCCGTCGAGCGCCTCATTCTCTCGCGCCCCGCCGTCGAAGCCGGCGAACGGCTGGGCTTCCTGCCGGGCGATATGCGCGAGAAAGTTGATCCTTACCTGCGGCCGATCTTCGATGCTTTGGCCGATTTTATGGACCCGCGCATGCTGGAGCGCGGCATGCAGACCGGCATGATCGAGGTCGCCCCGCTCGCCTTCATGCGCGGGCGAACCCTGAGCAATGCCTGCGTGTTGCTCGACGAGGCGCAGAACGCCACCTCGATGCAGATGAAAATGTTCCTGACCCGCCTCGGCGAAGGCTCCCGCATGATCGTCACCGGCGACCCGACGCAGACGGATTTGCCTCCCGGCCAGAAATCGGGCCTCAGCGAAGCCATCGAGCTGCTATCTGGTCTCGAAGGCATCGGCCATGTCATCTTCAAGGAAGGCGACGTCGTTCGCCACGATCTCGTGCGCCGCATCGTCGGCGCTTATGAAGAGGCGGGGCGACGAGCGGCGGCCGCAGCCGAAAGACCTCGAAAATGA
- the ybeY gene encoding rRNA maturation RNase YbeY gives MKPVIDIAIEAEAWDSFDDPAGLAETVIGQTISQSRVRLAPEVEISVVLCDDAFIAELNRKWRGVDKPTNVLSFPSGGDIGSTPVLGDIVIAFETTANEAREAQKPLRNHVAHLLAHGFLHLIGYDHLEDAEAEAMEALERSVLAKLGIDDPYLDALIQAEN, from the coding sequence ATGAAACCCGTTATTGATATTGCGATCGAAGCTGAAGCCTGGGACTCTTTCGACGACCCCGCCGGCCTCGCCGAGACCGTGATCGGTCAAACCATCAGCCAAAGCCGCGTGAGGCTCGCGCCAGAGGTTGAGATTAGCGTCGTCCTCTGCGACGACGCATTCATCGCGGAACTCAACCGCAAGTGGCGGGGCGTCGACAAGCCAACCAACGTATTGTCCTTTCCAAGCGGCGGCGACATCGGCTCGACGCCAGTTCTGGGTGACATTGTGATCGCGTTCGAAACCACCGCGAACGAAGCGCGCGAAGCCCAAAAGCCTTTGCGCAACCATGTCGCGCATTTGCTGGCGCACGGATTTTTGCATCTGATCGGCTATGATCACCTTGAGGATGCGGAAGCCGAGGCGATGGAGGCTCTCGAACGCTCCGTGCTCGCAAAGCTCGGCATCGACGATCCGTATCTCGACGCCTTGATCCAGGCCGAAAACTGA